TACAATTGGTGGTGCATCAAATCCACGCGTAGCCGCAGCAGCAGCTTTAAAAGATATAATTAATTTATATCGTAAAGATTTGTCACGTATTAACAGGGAGTAAAGTTACTAATTGATTAAAGTTGTATTTTATAAAACCGTACCGCCCTTTATAAAAAATACATATGCAGTGGACCTTTTGAGAATGAAATAAATATGCAAAAATAATTGCAGGGGGTAAGAATTTGTTTAAAGATTTTAAAGTTGTGAAAGATCGTCCCGTTTATATTCAATTAAAAGATTATTTAAAGAAGATGATTATGAAAGGGCATTTGCTCGGGGATCAAAAAATTCCTTCAACAAGGGAACTAAGTGAATTACTTAGTGTAAGCAGAAACACTGTACTCGCTGCTTATGCAGATTTAGAGCAAGAAGGGCTCATTTATGCAGTTAAAGGAAAAGGAAATTTTGTTGCGAAGGTTGATATATCGAACACTTCGTCTGTTGAAATAGATTGGAAAAATAAACTTAATACAGTTACCTTATTGGCTGATGAATTAGATTTAATGAAACATGGTGTGCGCTGGGAAAAAGGAATGATTGTTTTTAACAGCATCGCTCCGGATGAAAAGCTATTTGATGTGGAAAATTTCAAAAGAGCTTTTCTTACTCGTATGTCCATTGAAGGTGATGTCGTATTAAACTATGGATACGCAAAAGGTTATAGACCGTTAATGAATTATCTACTTCATTATATGGAAATGAAAGGTGTAGATATATCGAACAAAGATATTTTAATTACAAATGGATTTACAGAAGGATTAGACATTGTAATATCCTCGTTGTCAAAGAAATCAGGTCGAGTTATTTGTGAGAATCCAACTCACCATGCTGCGCTGAAGCTATTCCGCTTACATGGCCTTGAAGTTCATGGTATTGATATGAATGAAGATGGTATTGATACGAATCAAGTTGAAAAAAGCTTGCGTGAAAAAGAGTTTGATTTTGCGTATTTAATTCCTTCCTATCATAATCCAACCGGCATTGTGACGAGTTCAGAGAAAAGAACGGAACTGATGAGATTATTTTCAAAATATAAGATTCCTATTATAGAAGATGGATTTAATGAAGAGTTACGTTATTCAGGTTCACATTTAGCACCATTATTAACTTTTGCTGGTGCTGGTAATAATGTGATTTATATTAGTAGCTTTTCAAAGGTACTTTTCCCTGGCTTGCGTGTAGGCTGGATCATTGCAGATAAAGAACTAATTCATTATTTAGAAAGTGTGAAAAGAGCAAGAACAATTCACACATCTACTTTAGATCAAGCTGTTCTATTTCAATATTTACATGAAGGATATTTTGAAAAATATTTAAAAAAGGCAAGATCTGTTTATAAGAAAAAATATGAGTTAGCTGTTGGGATGTGTAACGAGTACATTCCGTTTCAAAGAATGACCGGTGACGGTGGACTTCATTTATTTATAGAGTTAGAAGAAAAAATTCATGCTCGTACGCTTTTACAAAAGTGTTATGAGCAAGGGGTTACATTTTCTCCTGGAGATGTTTTTTATTCTAATGGAGAAGGAATAAACACATTTCGATTAGGATTTTCACGTCTGAAAGAAGAAGAAATAGTTCGGGGAATCAAAATAATCGGTGATACAATAAAAAATGAAATTTGGAGTTGAGGAAATGAGAATTGGCGTTATTATGGGAGGAGTATCCTCTGAAAAACAAGTATCAATTATGACTGGAAACGAAATGATTGCAAATTTAGATAAAAATAAATATGAAATCGTACCAATTACGTTAAATGAAAAAATGGATTTAATCGAAAAAGCGAAAGACATTGATTTTGCGCTGCTCGCATTACACGGAAAATACGGAGAAGATGGGACAGTTCAAGGAACGCTTGAAAGTTTAGGTATTCCTTATAGCGGCAGCAATATGTTATCTAGCGGTATATGTATGGACAAAAATATTTCGAAAAAGATTTTACGTTATGAAGGAATAGAAACGCCAGATTGGATTGAACTTAC
This genomic window from Bacillus anthracis str. Vollum contains:
- a CDS encoding PLP-dependent aminotransferase family protein, whose translation is MFKDFKVVKDRPVYIQLKDYLKKMIMKGHLLGDQKIPSTRELSELLSVSRNTVLAAYADLEQEGLIYAVKGKGNFVAKVDISNTSSVEIDWKNKLNTVTLLADELDLMKHGVRWEKGMIVFNSIAPDEKLFDVENFKRAFLTRMSIEGDVVLNYGYAKGYRPLMNYLLHYMEMKGVDISNKDILITNGFTEGLDIVISSLSKKSGRVICENPTHHAALKLFRLHGLEVHGIDMNEDGIDTNQVEKSLREKEFDFAYLIPSYHNPTGIVTSSEKRTELMRLFSKYKIPIIEDGFNEELRYSGSHLAPLLTFAGAGNNVIYISSFSKVLFPGLRVGWIIADKELIHYLESVKRARTIHTSTLDQAVLFQYLHEGYFEKYLKKARSVYKKKYELAVGMCNEYIPFQRMTGDGGLHLFIELEEKIHARTLLQKCYEQGVTFSPGDVFYSNGEGINTFRLGFSRLKEEEIVRGIKIIGDTIKNEIWS